The following proteins are co-located in the Vigna angularis cultivar LongXiaoDou No.4 chromosome 2, ASM1680809v1, whole genome shotgun sequence genome:
- the LOC108329699 gene encoding microtubule-associated protein 70-1 — protein MASTHIGNAGEPDSKSFKPRPKKPSDDFITLFHGSDPVRVELTRLQNELREKDRELGDALAEIKSLRNSKRLKEKGVEELTDELNKVDEKLKAAEVLLESKNLEIKKINEEKREALAAQFAAEATLRRVHAAQKDDEMPPIEAIITPLEAELKLAKMEVAKLQDDNRALDRLTKSKEAALLEAERMVQIALAKASLVDDLQNKNQELMKQIEICQEEGKILDKMLRQKVAEVEKLTQTVRELEEAVLAGGAAANAVRDYQRKVQEMNEERKILEREVARAKVTANRVATVVANEWKDANDKVMPVKQWLEERRFFQGEMQQLRDKLAIAERTAKAEAQMKEKYQLRFKVLEERVKTSIGNFKFTVSDGKNISTGPSRRQSFGGAESPSASSSNGYLSRKTSTSRSGSLRSNSANVLLKHAKLSSRSFDGGSRNLERERPTFDANGVDNMPTKTNNQTITSETITAHERANGIPVNKSIAENEDCVSGMLYDMMQKEVISLRKACHEKDQTLKDKDDAIEMLAKKVDTLNKAMEVEARKMRREVASMEKEVAAMRISKEHDHRARRASAPRGTVNSQTISTRSARNF, from the exons ATGGCGAGCACCCACATTGGGAATGCCGGAGAACCTGACTCCAAGTCTTTCAAGCCTCGTCCTAAGAAACCCTCCGACGACTTCATCACGCTCTTTCACGGCTCCGATCCGGTCCGCGTCGAGCTCACCCGCCTCCAGAATGAACTCCGAG AGAAAGATAGGGAGCTTGGGGATGCACTTGCGGAAATTAAGTCATTGAGGAATTCGAAGCGTCTTAAGGAAAAGGGGGTTGAAGAG CTGACAGATGAGCTGAACAAGGTGGATGAAAAACTAAAAGCTGCTGAAGTTCTTCTGGAAAGTAAG aaccttgaaataaaaaaaatcaatgaagaGAAGAGGGAAGCACTGGCTGCGCAATTTGCTGCAGAAGCTACTCTTCGGAGAGTTCATGCTGCACAGAAAGATGACGAAATGCCTCCTATTGAAGCTATTATCACGCCCCTGGAGGCAGAGCTGAAGCTTGCTAAGATGGAG GTGGCAAAGCTGCAGGATGACAACAGAGCACTAGATCGGCTTACCAAATCAAAGGAGGCTGCGCTTCTTGAGGCTGAGAGAATGGTTCAGATTGCTTTGGCAAAAGCATCTTTGGTTGATGATCTGCAAAACAAAAACCAAGAGTTAATGAAACAGATTGAAATATGCCAG GAGGAGGGCAAAATCTTGGACAAAATGCTTCGGCAAAAGGTTGCTGAAGTTGAAAAACTAACCCAAACTGTTCGGGAGCTTGAAGAGGCAGTCTTGGCTGGTGGGGCTGCTGCTAATGCTGTCCGCGATTACCAGCGTAAAGTGCAAGAGATGAAT GAGGAAAGGAAAATTTTAGAGCGGGAAGTAGCTCGTGCCAAAGTTACTGCAAACAGGGTTGCGACTGTAGTTGCAAACGAGTGGAAAGATGCTAATGATAAAGTGATGCCTGTGAAGCAGTGGCTAGAAGAAAGAAGATTTTTTCAG GGTGAAATGCAACAATTACGTGATAAATTGGCTATAGCTGAGCGCACCGCAAAAGCAGAGGCACAAATGAAG GAAAAATATCAATTGCGCTTCAAAGTTTTGGAAGAAAGGGTTAAGACATCTATTGGTAATTTCAAATTCACTGTATCAGATGGAAAAAACATTTCCACTGGGCCTTCACGGCGACAGTCTTTTGGTGGAGCTGAGAGTCCCTCTGCATCTTCTTCCAATGGATATTTATCGAGGAAAACCTCAACTTCAAGATCAGGGTCTCTAAGATCTAATAGTGCTAATGTGTTACTAAAACATGCCAAACTTTCATCTAGATCATTTGATGGTGGTAGTAGAAACCTGGAGAGAGAGAGGCCAACCTTTGATGCAAATGGGGTAGATAACATGCCAACAAAGACCAATAATCAGACCATCACTAGTGAGACTATTACTGCACATGAGAGAGCAAATGGTATTCCAGTAAACAAATCTATAGCAGAAAATGAAGACTGTGTTTCAGGAATGTTGTATGACATGATGCAAAAAGAGGTTATATCTCTTAGGAAAGCTTGCCATGAAAAGGACCAAACTCTTAAAGACAAGGATGATGCAATAGAG ATGCTGGCAAAAAAGGTTGATACGTTGAACAAAGCTATGGAAGTTGAGGCCAGAAAAATGCGCAGGGAAGTTGCTTCTATGGAGAAGGAGGTTGCCGCAATGCGGATAAGCAAGGAACATGATCATAGGGCACGCAGAGCAAGTGCTCCTAGGGGGACTGTAAATTCCCAGACAATTTCTACCAG GAGTGCACGTAACTTTTAG